From Anopheles arabiensis isolate DONGOLA chromosome 3, AaraD3, whole genome shotgun sequence, a single genomic window includes:
- the LOC120901604 gene encoding golgin subfamily A member 6-like protein 6, translating into MHDLLQFIDSIKTSVVKKCSVWISLPTTKSMRRPFKMRSLTLLAFVGCLCVSLVLADDSVATRQKRSPAPFFFNKGHDHHEPKCVWEKKLAWKEDWKKVWESKKVEVWKSEWKKQQIPVWKVVEVPIWREVKVPDWKIIKKPYWKETEIPAWKEVQVPDWKKVNKPIWREVQVPVWKEVQVPEWKQIWVPDTVKVGIPGEKYLGKDEHGWEYTSHDLWKKKMVWKPLWKKVWKTVKKEEWKTEKKLEWKEEWVQVWRTEKKQIWVKKKEELWKEEKVEIWRIEKKQEWATEKKLEWKEDWKEIKVPAWKEIQVPAWKKVWKPVWEKACVPVSHGWH; encoded by the exons ATGCACGATCTTCTTCAATTTATCGACAGTATCAAGACCAGCGTGGTCAAGAAGTGTAGTGTGTGGATTAGTTTGCCAACCACCAAATCCATGCGTCGACCATTCAAGATGAGGTCGTTAACGCTGCTG GCCTTCGTGGGCTGTCTCTGTGTGTCTTTGGTTCTAGCGGACGACTCTGTTGCGACTCGACAAAAACGAAGTCCTGCTCCGTTCTTCTTCAACAAGGGTCACGACCACCATGAACCAAAGTGCGTTTGGGAGAAGAAGCTGGCCTGGAAGGAGGATTGGAAGAAGGTCTGGGAGTCGAAAAAGGTCGAAGTATGGAAGTCCGAGTGGAAAAAGCAGCAGATCCCGGTCTGGAAGGTGGTGGAAGTTCCGATCTGGCGCGAAGTGAAGGTGCCAGACTGGAAGATCATCAAGAAACCCTACTGGAAGGAAACTGAAATACCAGCCTGGAAGGAGGTGCAAGTACCGGACTGGAAAAAGGTCAACAAGCCCATTTGGCGTGAGGTACAGGTCCCGGTCTGGAAGGAAGTTCAGGTGCCGGAATGGAAACAGATTTGGGTTCCGGATACGGTCAAGGTCGGCATTCCTGGCGAAAAGTACCTAGGCAAGGACGAACACGGTTGGGAGTACACGAGCCATGATCTgtggaagaagaagatggtCTGGAAGCCCCTGTGGAAGAAAGTCTGGAAGACGGTAAAGAAAGAGGAGTGGAAAACGGAGAAGAAGCTAGAATGGAAGGAAGAGTGGGTGCAGGTGTGGCGTACCGAGAAGAAGCAGATCTGggtgaagaagaaggaggaacTGTGGAAGGAAGAGAAGGTCGAGATCTGGCGCATCGAAAAGAAACAGGAGTGGGCGACCGAGAAGAAGCTCGAGTGGAAGGAAGATTGGAAAGAGATCAAGGTCCCAGCCTGGAAGGAGATCCAGGTGCCTGCCTGGAAGAAGGTGTGGAAACCGGTCTGGGAAAAGGCCTGTGTACCAGTCAGCCACGGATGGCATTAG